Within the Gorilla gorilla gorilla isolate KB3781 chromosome 15, NHGRI_mGorGor1-v2.1_pri, whole genome shotgun sequence genome, the region CCATGGCCTTTGCTCAGATAGGGTTGAGAGACAATAATCAATTATTGCCAAAATAAAAGGACTCTAGGAGTTCAGAGGGAATCCCAATGCATTTTGtacaaatagaacagaataaaagTAGGGAGGCTAGGtgcactccagcactttgggaggccaaggcaggagaccagactgggcaacagagccctTAAAAcctcatatccaaaaaaaaaaatttttcaaaaaaaaattttaaattagctgggcatgtggtggggcacctgtagtccttagctctttgggaggctgagatgggaggactgcttgaatccagaagttcaaggctgcagtaagctatgattgtgccactgcactctagcctgggagacaaagctagaccctgcctcagaaaaacaaaaacaaaaaaaaaaccacagcagTTAAATTTATCCTcacttttattactattttttagagacagagtctcactctgtcacccagcctgaagtgcagtggcgcgatctcggctcgttacaacctccgcctcctggtttccattaactctcctgcctcagtctcctaagtagctgggtctacaggcgtgcaccaccacgcccagcttatttttgtattttcagtagagacggggtttcaccatgttggccaggctagtctggaactcctgacctcaggtgatccacctacctcagcctcccaaaatgctgggattacgggtgtgagccaccacgcccagcctatcctCACTTTTAGAATCCCATGATTCTGAAACTGCAATTTGACCtgtccttttaaaataatttttacctttAGCAAGTGCAAGCAAGCGAGAGCCACACGACACATTATCTTTGCATGTCTAGTCATAAGATACGCCACAGTTAAACAGTAGAAAACAAGAATATCTCCCACCAGAGAAAACTTAAGGCCTAACAGGTCACCTCCTATGGGGCAAGtttaaaaagctattttctgGAGCAGGTACTAGGATGGCCTTCAGGAGCATCTTAGTGCTTTCTGACCTACTACCTTTCCTCAAAGCTTTCAATCCTTTTGGGCTTTCTCCACTTGAATGTGAACACCTACAGATCTACAGCTCAGAAACCAGGATGCTTAACGGGTAATTCCCTCATTTCTCTTGCTCTCACAACTGGTGTTTATGGGGAAGTATCAACTACTTGCAGTGCCATTTCCCCATCAATTACTAGAGAGTGGggaaagtgaaatttaaaaagcattaagaCATGTAAAAGTTCTCCCACAACTGGTTTTCattcatgaaatatttatgcaGAGTTTATAAGCTATAAAGCCAGAAATGACTTAATTCAACAGATTTGACTTTTCCAAACTGTGTGGGTGCAGTACTCCAAGGGGAATTATTCAGGTTTCAAAGCTCAGATTCAAAGAGAAAACGATCTAATTTGTCACTCCTTACACTAATATTCTCAAAAGTCAAGTCCAATGCGATTTAGCAATAAGAAGGGACTAGGACTTATAAAGCCGCCTTTTAATGAGAATGTATAGTCTACTTGTTTTAACAAGTTGAGCCTAAGATTAAAGTATTGCGTACAGTTCAGAATATCATGGGCCTCAACTGCATGAACACTATTACAAAACAGCAAATGTTGAGAATATTTAAGTTGAACAAATTCACAGAGGCGTTAAATCGGCCAAATGAGTACAACAAAGACACACCTTTCCAACTCTTCAAATTGTCATAGTTTCCTTAAAAATCAGGAaatctttgttttgctttaaggCAAACTGTCAGGTCGACCAAAAGGACAGGTAAGAGCAGAAACACTTCGCTGCAATATAACTCATTCAGGAAGGTTTAACTTGCCGCTAATCCGtgccacaaaaaaaaatctacgCTCTGTTGCAGGTACAATGGAGGACACGGCTGaaaaaatttggaattttaaatgAGACAAATGCAAAACCTGGTGGGCGTAAGAAGGAACACCTATGAGAGTGACAAATAGGGGGAAATGGTGTGCAAGGGAAACAATGGCTGACTGGAGAGCAAAGAAGGGGAAGATCAGGAGAAAATTTTAGAAAGCCGCCAGGACCCTGTAGTTTTAAGATCTACGGGGAAACAGGCACCCAACGGCTGCGTCTCAGGTTTCCGCGGGTCACTAAAGAATAACGGACATCCTCCCAACGGTGGCCCTGGGGCTCCGCGGGCGCTTCCGCCGAGCTCGCGCCGACCCCGCGCTCGGCCCTGCACCCCGCCGGGCGCTCGCGGCGAGATACCGGACGCTGCCCGCGTCGCCCGATTTTGTCCGTTCGGTCCTCCACACTCACCCCGCGGCCATCGCTCGCCCGAGGCCAGGCGACAAGAACAAACGCCGCCCCACGCGAAAAACGAAGCACAGGCGTTTCTCGTCAAAGCAGACTTTATTGGGGCGACAGGGCCGCCCCGCACGCGCCAGCCGCTCCCCGCGCGGCCCCCGGGCCGCCCACCCGCCTCAACCCCGCGCCCAGCcggcccctccctcccttctcctcaggCTCCCGCCCCCGTGGTGCCCGGGGCCGCGCGGACCGCTCACCGGCTCCCAAGGCAGCGGCTGCAGCGGCGACGCCCCGTTCCCGAGTGCGGCcccagcccgaggcggcgggtttTGTGGCTGTTGCACCGCGAAGGGCAGCAGCCGCGCGACACCAGGTAGCGggaggcggtggcggcggcgcgCTGACGTCACGCGCCGCGGGCCAGCCAGGGCGCGTGCGAGCCGCCCCGCCCCCGGTCCCATCGGCCCCAATCCGGGAGGAGCCCGGCGAGTGGGCGGGGCCGCGGAGGCCAGCGGACAGATCGATTGGTCGAAAAGAGAATCGAGAGGGCGAACGGGCGAGTGGCAGCGAGGCGGGGCGGGCTGAGGCCAGCGCGGAAGTCTCGCGAGGCCGGGCCCGAGCAGAGTGTGGCGGCGGCGGCGAGATCTGGGCTCGGGTTGAGGAGTTGGTATTTGTGTGGAAGGAGGCGGAGGCGCAGGAGGAAGGGGGAAGCGGAGCGCCGGCCCGGAGGGCGGGAGGAGGCGCGGCCAGGGCGGGCGGTTGCGGCAAGGCGAGGCGGGGAGCCGAGACGAGCAGCGGCCGAGCGAGCGCGGGCGCGGGCGCACCGAGGCGAGGGAGGCGGGGAagccccgccgccgccgcggcgccCGCCCCTTCCCCCGCCGCCCGCCCCCTCTCCCCCCGCCCGCTCGCCgccttcctccctctgccttCCTTCCCCACGGCCGGCCGCCTCCTCGCCCGCCCGCCCGCAGCCGAGGAGCCGAGGCCGCCGCGGCCGTGGCGGCGGAGCCCTCAGCCATGGCCTCGGGCGACACCCTCTACATCGCCACGGACGGCTCGGAGATGCCGGCCGAGATCGTGGAGCTGCACGAGATCGAGGTGGAGACCATCCCGGTGGAGACCATCGAGACCACAGTGGTGGgcgaagaggaggaggaggacgacgACGACGAGGACGGCGGCGGTGGCGACCACGGCGGCGGGGGCGGCCACGGGCACGccggccaccaccaccaccaccatcaccaccaccaccacccgcCCATGATCGCTCTGCAGCCGCTGGTCACCGACGACCCGACCCAGGTGCACCACCACCAGGAGGTGATCCTGGTGCAGACGCGCGAGGAGGTGGTGGGCGGCGACGACTCGGACGGGTTGCGCGCCGAGGACGGCTTCGAGGATCAGATTCTCATCCCGGTGCCCGCGCCGGCCGGCGGCGACGACGACTACATTGAACAAACGCTGGTCACCGTGGCGGCGGCCGGCaagagcggcggcggcggctcgtCGTCGTCGGGAGGCGGCCGCGTCAAGAAGGGCGGCGGCAAGAAGAGCGGCAAGAAGAGTTACCTCAGCGGCGGGGCCGGcgcggcgggcggcggcggcgccgaCCCGGGCAACAAGAAGTGGGAGCAGAAGCAGGTGCAGATCAAGACCCTGGAGGGCGAGTTCTCGGTCACCATGTGGTCCTCAGGTGAGCGCCGGCCGCGCGCCCCGGCCCCgggatgtttttgttttgaaggGAAGCCATGTTTTATGTGTGTGATGGGCGCCGCCATCTTCTTCGCCAGGGCAAGTATGGCGGCCCCAAAAGATGGCGGGCCGTGCGGCGGCGggggcgcggcggcggcggcggcgggcggcgggccgCGAAGATGGCGGCGGGCCGCGGAGGGGAGGGGCCGGCGCCGCCCGGCTAGGCCGCAATGGCGTAGTTTCTCCGAGAGGGGGAAGCGCCGCGCGGGGCGGAGACGGCCGGGGGAGGGGCCGGCGCGCTCGCTCCCCGACGCCCTCGCTCCCCGCGCCCGCATCAACGGGCGCGCCCGCCGGCCCGTTGTGGCGGCAGCTGCGCGCCCCCGGCCCGGGCGGGACGCGGGAGGTCGTTGGCGGGGTTGCGCCGCGGCCTCGCGGGCCAGGGATTGCTGCCTCCGGGACgcgcgcccccgcccccgcccggcgCTGCCGTTACCCCATCGGCCGCTGGAGGGCGCCGCGGGCGCTTGCCCCGCCCGCCCCCAACTTCCCCAGACTCCCAACTGCTGCCCGGTGGCACCTTCCAGAAGGAGGGGACTTGGCACTCGTGGGCGCCTCCGGCCTCCTTGCTCCCCGCCCACCCAGCGCCGGGCTGGACCCTGCCCCGGCGGTCACGCTCGCCCAAGTCGTCGTTTGCTGCGGGGCGGGACTTGGGGCTGCACGTAGGGCTCGCGTGTGCGGGCTCCGAGCGTCAGTCGGAGCCTGTCACCGCCGTTGCCAGCGAATTCCTGGCCCTTTCGCCTTCCTGCGGTACCTAGTGGAAAGGGCCTGTGAATGTTAGCGAATAATTCTTAGTCACTTAGGTTTtgggaaagcttttttttttctctctcaagtaTTTAGCTCTTCTGAATAGGTTGGGTTAGTTTACTCAACTGTGGACATTTGCCAGTAAATAAAATCGGGTAGTTTAATTTTAAGCTTTTATGGTTTTTACTTTGTAGAAAAGTATCTATTTTCCCCATGAAAAGAAAGATAATAGAAGGCGGgtttttttgagttttgttttactgttttaatACTACCTTTAACGAAGGCCTGAAAACCATTTAGAGCAAAAGGATCTTATCTGCCTGTGTAAAATCTGTTTTTACTTCAAAGGCAATTATTAATTCAATGCTGGTTTTTTAGGTCAGTATCCTATTAGTATATTCATATGCTACCTAGCTAAATTGCTGAGATACTAAATAGACTGAGAATGATCCTGCCATCGTAGTTAATCTAATGCCTGTGATGATTACGTTAATACTCCATATAAGCGGTGGAGCCTCTTCCCCTATAAGTACTTTAAAGCTTCATAAATTCTCAGAACTGAATGGAGACTCAAAATATGGTGACCTTTGAGTATTAAAAGATCGTTAAGATTCGGAGGAATGaatgaaacagaaatgaaaaggctGGACTGAAAAAGCTAGTTTGTATCTGGTGAAAGCCTCAAGATGAGACAACTACAGCTGGGTGGATCTGTGATTGAAAGAGGCCTGAGCAAAGGGATCTAGGAGCTGTCAAAATCTAATAGGAAGTGCTAACAGGCGCTGTCCTGCATCCAGGGTGCCTTGTAGAATTCATAGTAGTTTGAGTTTAGCAGAAACTATGTTTAAATGAAACATGAATACTTTAGTACTTAATGGTTATCAAAagataatttccatgtattttggtAGCTCAAGAGATTACACACTGATCATGTTGCAACTAAAAGTCAtggttttggccgggcgcggtggctcacgcctgtaatcccagcactttgggaggctgaagtcggcggatcacttgaggtctggagttcgagaccagctggccgtcatagtgaaaccccgtctctactaaaaatataaaaattagccaggcgtgatggcgggagcccgtaatcccagctactccggaggctgaggcaggagaatcgcttgaacccaggaggcagaggttaacagtgagccgagattgcaccactacactccagcctgggtgacagagcgagactctgtcgcaaaaggggggggggggcatttttttttgttaataccAATGAGTAAGGGATGGGGGTTTTAGTTATTGATGAATTTGCAGAATTCAGAATACGATTTGAAATTAGATATCTAGGTAAAGATACATTAACCACTTAAAAGTAAATTTAGTTTTTCTCATAGTGTGTGGAATTAGAGTAATTTAGAAAACTGACATATTTATACATGATCTGCATTTTATCTTAACAAATTGCTGGTCCACTTTTCCACATCCAGAGAAGCTGGCAGTGTATGGCTTTGCTTGCTGAAGTGGTATGTATGGAGTCAGCCAGTTAGGGGAGAAAGTCTGAGGAGCTTGACTGATGGAAGTCAATTTACAATTAAGTGAGCATTTACAAGTCATTACTTCCCCTGTGCAAgtggctgttttgttttgttttttgttgttttttttttgagatggagtctcgctctgtcgcccaggctggtgtgcagtggcatgatctcggctcacggcaagctccgcctcccgagtttacgccattctcctgcctcaccctcccgagtagctgggactacaggcgcccaccaccacacccggctaattttttgtttttagtagaaacagggtttcaccatgttagccagatggtcttgatatcctgacctcgtgatccgcctgcctcggcctcccaaagtgctgggattacaggtgtgagccaccgcgcccagccaagtggCTGGCTGCTTTTAAGGTGGCACAGTTTGGGGTTGTTTTCACGtccgtttcttttcttttcttttctttttttaatttgagacagagtcttgctctgttgcccaggctggagtgcagtgtcacgatcttggctcactgcaaccttcacctcccggattcaagggattctcatgtctcagcctcccaagtagctgggattgcaggcatccaccaccacccctggctataATGTCCATTTCTTTAAAGCGCTGGTTGTCTAGCTAGTGTGGTAGAGTACGCTGTGCATAAAGGTAGTTATAAATATTTGATGGCAGTAACATAGGATGGCCTGTTTCTCGGACATGTGTTTTGTGGTAAACTATCCCCCTTACTTTTCCTTGTGATTTGGAATTATTACTAAAGAGAAGCTAAAGAGCTTATGGATAACTCTGCATTTCCCAAGTTCAAATTCTGAAAGTGATTTCATCTTCAGAACTGAAATGACGTGATATACTCAGTATAATTCCATAACAAGTGGAGAAATGAAAGTGGGTTAATTGTTGGGTAaatctgtatgtatgtgtacatatgggTTGAGCATGGTGGGCAGCATTACTGCTTTCGTATACTTGATCTCATTTGATCCTAGGCATGAAGGTTTTAACTACACTATAGTTTCACTAAAATAGCCCCTTAGTTTGGAATGAACTGTGAAGTAACAGTTTTGCATAAGCCCCAAGCTGAGTTACTTGAAGTCCTTATAAAAATAGTTGTACATACAGGGTATTCCCCGAGGGTCTAGTTACTTCT harbors:
- the YY1 gene encoding transcriptional repressor protein YY1 is translated as MASGDTLYIATDGSEMPAEIVELHEIEVETIPVETIETTVVGEEEEEDDDDEDGGGGDHGGGGGHGHAGHHHHHHHHHHHPPMIALQPLVTDDPTQVHHHQEVILVQTREEVVGGDDSDGLRAEDGFEDQILIPVPAPAGGDDDYIEQTLVTVAAAGKSGGGGSSSSGGGRVKKGGGKKSGKKSYLSGGAGAAGGGGADPGNKKWEQKQVQIKTLEGEFSVTMWSSDEKKDIDHETVVEEQIIGENSPPDYSEYMTGKKLPPGGIPGIDLSDPKQLAEFARMKPRKIKEDDAPRTIACPHKGCTKMFRDNSAMRKHLHTHGPRVHVCAECGKAFVESSKLKRHQLVHTGEKPFQCTFEGCGKRFSLDFNLRTHVRIHTGDRPYVCPFDGCNKKFAQSTNLKSHILTHAKAKNNQ